In Treponema denticola, one genomic interval encodes:
- a CDS encoding ATP-dependent Clp protease proteolytic subunit has protein sequence MNFINETNEEKKNKTNDDDALMQKFLNTRQIILAGEINKELSEKIVRQLLLMESLSSTKPIYIYIDSPGGDADAGFAIFDMIRFVKAPVYTIGMGLVASAASIILLAASKERRFGMPNSHYLIHQPLSGIKGVATEIEIHAKELEKMRVKINKLIAEETGTDEKKVAKDTDRDCWLNAEESVEYGLISKIAKNRKDIPEK, from the coding sequence ATGAATTTTATAAATGAAACAAACGAAGAGAAAAAAAATAAAACAAATGATGACGATGCTTTGATGCAAAAATTTCTTAATACACGCCAAATTATTTTGGCCGGAGAAATCAACAAGGAGCTTTCCGAAAAAATAGTACGCCAGCTTTTACTCATGGAATCCTTGTCGTCAACAAAGCCTATTTATATTTATATAGATTCCCCCGGGGGAGATGCCGATGCAGGCTTTGCAATCTTCGATATGATAAGATTTGTCAAGGCACCCGTCTACACAATAGGTATGGGACTCGTTGCCAGCGCAGCCTCCATCATTCTTCTTGCAGCAAGCAAGGAGCGCCGTTTCGGTATGCCTAACAGCCACTACCTTATCCATCAGCCATTGTCCGGCATAAAGGGAGTTGCAACCGAAATAGAAATACACGCCAAAGAGCTTGAAAAGATGAGGGTAAAAATAAACAAACTCATTGCGGAAGAAACAGGCACGGATGAAAAAAAGGTTGCAAAGGATACGGACAGGGATTGCTGGCTCAATGCAGAAGAATCCGTAGAATACGGTCTTATTTCAAAAATAGCTAAAAACCGAAAAGATATTCCCGAAAAATAA
- the malQ gene encoding 4-alpha-glucanotransferase, whose amino-acid sequence MKRSSGIILHPTSLPNDEGIGTIGKEAFAFIDWLKKTRTGVWQMLPIGPTGYGDSPYASFSAFAGNPYLISLQDLCEEGFLEKKDFAEYKKIVQENTDPKRVDFGLIHYHKTRILKKAASFLLHKTERDSSLKEELENFYQEESFWLDGYAAFMTIKEDYEKRANKENLVQGIWNEAWPKELALNKENAVKEFLNKHSEEYKAQKIIQFFFFSQWKKLKDYAEKNGIQLIGDIPIFAAMDSADVWQNQSLFLLDEEAKPKAVAGVPPDFFSPTGQLWGNPLYDWANMKKDGYLWWKARIRQTLKLFDIIRLDHFRGFEAFWSIPQDAKTAQEGKWVKGPDHHFFEEIQKDLISLDEKYRIELPILTEDLGIITPEVVRLRDDFNFPTMKILQFAFDLNEFKSENMINPYLPHNHKKNCAVYTGSHDNDTIMGCLENSSDEMLKFIYTYLYGKKEDERICSILNTYEFKKELASEIIRKAFSSVADFAAVQMQDLLVLNSEARMNEPSTVGRNWQWRVTGSYENCEMTEKLKLWNILYNRV is encoded by the coding sequence ATGAAAAGAAGTTCAGGTATTATTTTACATCCCACCTCGTTACCTAATGATGAAGGCATAGGGACAATCGGTAAAGAGGCTTTTGCCTTTATAGATTGGTTAAAAAAAACAAGAACGGGAGTTTGGCAGATGCTTCCGATTGGCCCCACAGGTTATGGAGACTCACCCTATGCTTCTTTTTCGGCCTTTGCAGGAAACCCTTATCTTATAAGTCTTCAAGATCTTTGTGAAGAAGGCTTTTTAGAAAAAAAAGATTTTGCCGAATACAAAAAAATTGTACAAGAAAATACTGATCCTAAAAGAGTGGATTTCGGTTTAATCCATTACCATAAAACAAGGATTCTAAAAAAAGCAGCCTCATTTTTATTGCACAAAACGGAAAGAGACTCATCGTTAAAAGAAGAACTTGAAAATTTTTATCAAGAAGAAAGTTTTTGGCTGGACGGGTATGCAGCCTTTATGACCATTAAAGAAGACTATGAAAAAAGAGCAAATAAAGAAAATTTAGTGCAAGGAATCTGGAATGAAGCTTGGCCCAAGGAACTTGCCTTAAATAAAGAAAACGCAGTAAAAGAATTTTTAAATAAACATTCCGAAGAATATAAGGCCCAAAAGATTATACAGTTTTTCTTTTTTTCGCAATGGAAAAAATTAAAAGATTATGCTGAAAAAAACGGCATACAACTTATAGGAGATATTCCGATATTTGCGGCAATGGATTCAGCCGATGTTTGGCAAAACCAAAGCTTATTTTTACTGGACGAAGAAGCTAAGCCTAAAGCCGTCGCCGGTGTACCTCCCGATTTTTTTAGCCCTACGGGACAGCTTTGGGGCAATCCCCTTTATGACTGGGCTAATATGAAAAAAGACGGCTACCTCTGGTGGAAGGCACGCATAAGACAGACCCTAAAACTATTCGACATAATACGCCTCGACCATTTTAGAGGCTTTGAAGCCTTTTGGTCTATTCCTCAAGACGCAAAAACGGCTCAAGAAGGAAAATGGGTGAAAGGCCCTGACCATCATTTTTTTGAAGAAATACAAAAGGATCTGATTTCATTGGATGAAAAATACAGGATAGAGCTTCCTATACTAACTGAAGATCTGGGAATTATAACGCCTGAGGTTGTCAGACTCAGAGATGATTTTAATTTTCCGACGATGAAGATATTGCAATTTGCCTTTGACTTAAACGAATTTAAATCGGAAAATATGATTAACCCTTATCTGCCTCATAACCACAAAAAAAACTGTGCCGTATATACCGGCTCCCACGACAACGACACAATCATGGGCTGTCTTGAAAATTCTTCCGATGAGATGCTAAAATTTATTTACACCTATCTTTACGGAAAAAAAGAGGATGAAAGGATTTGCTCCATTTTAAACACTTATGAATTTAAAAAAGAATTAGCCTCCGAAATAATCCGAAAAGCTTTTTCTTCCGTGGCGGATTTTGCAGCCGTACAGATGCAGGATCTTTTGGTTTTAAATTCGGAAGCAAGAATGAATGAACCTTCAACAGTCGGAAGAAACTGGCAATGGAGGGTAACCGGCTCTTATGAAAACTGCGAGATGACTGAAAAATTGAAGCTTTGGAATATCTTGTACAATAGGGTATAA
- a CDS encoding D-alanine--D-alanine ligase family protein → MNIAIIYGGKSSEHEVSLQSASSIIRTIDKKHKLHLIGISKNGAWYLHGDEERERIIKNEKAVLKIKKDEAKRVTVIPGGGTKKGLKAGDEFLPTDAVFAVLHGRFGEDGTIQGLFEMADLPYVGGDVMSTSISMDKEKTKMIWDYSGLPIVPYIAIKKQDWDDPEKKKALLARAEKDLEYPLFIKPCRAGSSVGAGMVKNRNELLEQAEESFLWDNKILVEACIEAREVECSVTGNTKTIAYIPGEIIPTHKFYDYEAKYTDPNGAELKIPADLNETQRKTIRETAIKAYEALDLSGLSRVDFFIDKRTGKIYLNEVNTIPGFTSISMFPKMCGASGLPYNELIMHLIELAIDRFKADRKLKTCRQS, encoded by the coding sequence ATGAATATAGCAATCATTTACGGCGGAAAGTCAAGCGAGCATGAGGTTTCCCTACAGTCGGCATCATCGATTATAAGGACAATAGATAAAAAACACAAACTTCACCTAATAGGTATTTCTAAAAACGGAGCATGGTATTTACATGGAGATGAAGAAAGAGAAAGGATTATAAAAAACGAAAAGGCCGTTTTAAAAATAAAAAAAGATGAGGCGAAGCGAGTAACAGTCATTCCCGGAGGCGGGACAAAAAAAGGTTTAAAAGCCGGAGACGAGTTTTTACCGACTGATGCGGTCTTTGCCGTTTTACACGGAAGATTCGGAGAAGACGGCACAATTCAAGGTCTTTTTGAAATGGCCGACCTTCCCTATGTAGGAGGCGATGTAATGTCCACAAGCATCTCGATGGATAAGGAAAAAACCAAGATGATTTGGGATTATTCGGGCCTTCCCATTGTACCCTATATAGCAATCAAAAAACAGGACTGGGATGATCCTGAAAAGAAAAAAGCACTCTTAGCAAGGGCCGAAAAGGACTTGGAATATCCCCTCTTTATAAAACCTTGCAGGGCAGGAAGCTCTGTAGGGGCCGGAATGGTAAAGAACAGAAACGAACTTTTAGAGCAGGCAGAAGAATCATTTTTATGGGATAATAAAATTTTGGTCGAAGCATGTATTGAAGCCAGAGAAGTGGAATGTTCGGTTACCGGAAACACAAAAACGATTGCCTATATTCCGGGAGAAATAATTCCGACCCATAAATTTTATGACTATGAAGCAAAATACACCGATCCGAACGGAGCCGAATTAAAGATTCCGGCCGATTTAAATGAAACTCAAAGAAAGACAATCAGAGAAACAGCTATCAAAGCCTATGAAGCCTTGGATCTTTCGGGCCTTTCCCGCGTGGATTTTTTTATAGACAAAAGAACCGGCAAGATATACTTAAACGAGGTAAACACTATTCCGGGATTTACCTCGATTTCGATGTTCCCTAAAATGTGCGGAGCTTCAGGTCTTCCATATAACGAACTTATAATGCACTTAATAGAACTTGCAATAGATAGATTTAAGGCAGACAGAAAGCTCAAAACCTGCCGCCAATCTTAA